One genomic region from Melioribacteraceae bacterium encodes:
- a CDS encoding glutamine amidotransferase: MNPSKNLKIWHVGNWCVHTGQKYVESPFQAPSKGVEILNYAKPLIDALKVIPGAEVISEPSWELYNMLPELFNERLKWATSIIFGDVETKCMMLHPDFFTRAKWGDIPVTFPDRFDLLKEWVSRGGHFHMNGGWYSFTGELGKGGWRRSRLHEVFPVECLEYDDLIESTDGYEVRCNNENHPAVNGIDWSTIPPLLGFNETKIRIDAISLVDIKNGNDWHPLFAYRKFNHGIVSGWMTGASPHWGINFMKWKYYNKFWQQVFQFIK, from the coding sequence ATGAATCCTTCCAAAAATCTGAAAATCTGGCATGTTGGAAATTGGTGTGTTCATACCGGTCAAAAGTATGTTGAGTCACCTTTCCAGGCACCTTCCAAGGGTGTTGAAATTCTGAATTACGCCAAACCGTTAATCGATGCTTTGAAAGTTATTCCCGGTGCAGAAGTGATAAGCGAACCTTCCTGGGAACTTTATAATATGTTGCCCGAGCTTTTTAACGAAAGATTGAAATGGGCTACTTCAATTATTTTTGGGGATGTAGAGACAAAATGTATGATGCTGCACCCGGATTTTTTCACCCGCGCAAAGTGGGGTGATATCCCTGTAACATTCCCTGACCGATTTGATTTATTAAAAGAATGGGTATCAAGAGGAGGTCATTTTCATATGAACGGAGGATGGTACAGTTTTACAGGTGAATTGGGTAAAGGCGGATGGCGCAGAAGCCGGCTGCATGAAGTCTTTCCCGTTGAATGTCTTGAATATGATGATCTGATCGAGTCGACCGACGGATACGAAGTAAGATGCAATAATGAAAATCACCCCGCTGTCAATGGAATCGATTGGTCAACAATTCCACCACTTCTCGGATTTAACGAAACAAAAATCCGGATTGATGCAATAAGTCTTGTGGATATTAAGAATGGAAACGATTGGCATCCGCTTTTTGCTTACAGAAAATTTAATCACGGTATTGTAAGCGGATGGATGACTGGCGCAAGCCCCCACTGGGGAATTAATTTCATGAAGTGGAAATATTATAATAAATTCTGGCAGCAGGTTTTTCAGTTCATTAAATAA
- a CDS encoding GntR family transcriptional regulator — MGKGINPHDPAPLYEQVELDIKNKIQKGELLPGQQIASQNDLAREYEVSLITIKKALFNLVNEGVLYTRVGKGTYIAEPSPKKIDLSAHKTIGLVLRDIKHPYFSYVVHYIEERANELGFNLLLSSSSNSMEKEEAQINRFRSLGVDGIIIASLSLQYRATDYIKKLHEENFPYVMVSYMHDPEYWYVGSDHEIGGFLATEHLIKLGYKRIGFLHVGKGNLLSEIRKNGYYRALSDYNIPYDSKLVYYMGDENFEFINDRFLQGYQFGKSFKTLDPKPDALFIHSDLMAVGFENAMLEEGFDIPDDIAIVGYDGIEAAALASVPLTTIVQPVEKIGTLAVDIILKRIEGSDIGNRTILKPALVIRESCGAKKKFSSKELQAG; from the coding sequence ATGGGCAAAGGGATTAATCCGCATGATCCGGCTCCCTTGTATGAACAGGTTGAATTAGATATAAAAAACAAAATTCAGAAAGGGGAATTATTACCTGGTCAGCAGATAGCTTCTCAGAATGACCTCGCAAGGGAATATGAAGTTAGCCTTATTACAATAAAAAAGGCTCTCTTCAACCTTGTAAATGAAGGTGTGCTTTATACTAGAGTAGGTAAGGGAACTTATATTGCTGAACCTTCTCCTAAAAAGATTGATCTCTCTGCCCATAAAACTATCGGATTGGTATTAAGGGACATTAAGCATCCGTACTTTTCCTATGTTGTCCATTATATTGAAGAACGAGCAAACGAACTAGGATTCAATCTTCTACTATCAAGTTCTTCCAACAGTATGGAAAAGGAGGAAGCCCAGATAAACCGTTTCAGAAGTCTGGGTGTGGATGGAATTATAATTGCGTCTCTATCTCTTCAATACCGTGCAACAGATTATATTAAAAAACTGCACGAGGAAAATTTTCCCTACGTAATGGTCTCATATATGCATGATCCGGAATACTGGTATGTCGGTTCCGATCATGAAATAGGAGGATTTCTTGCTACAGAGCATTTGATCAAACTCGGTTATAAAAGAATCGGGTTCCTTCATGTTGGAAAAGGGAATCTCCTCAGTGAAATCAGAAAGAACGGTTATTACAGGGCTCTGTCTGATTATAATATCCCTTACGATTCGAAACTCGTCTATTATATGGGTGATGAAAATTTCGAATTTATTAACGACCGCTTTTTACAGGGATATCAATTCGGTAAAAGTTTCAAAACACTTGATCCAAAGCCTGACGCACTGTTCATCCACAGTGATTTAATGGCCGTCGGATTCGAAAATGCAATGCTCGAAGAAGGATTCGATATCCCTGATGATATAGCAATTGTTGGTTACGATGGTATTGAGGCCGCTGCCCTCGCTTCGGTACCATTGACCACAATTGTTCAGCCTGTCGAGAAAATCGGAACACTTGCTGTTGACATAATTTTAAAGAGAATTGAAGGAAGTGACATAGGTAACCGTACAATTCTTAAACCCGCCCTGGTTATAAGAGAATCATGCGGAGCTAAGAAAAAATTCTCATCAAAAGAATTGCAGGCCGGCTGA
- a CDS encoding TonB-dependent receptor translates to MKRNNSKQLLSLLLLFFFSYQLNLFAQSGNIAGVVSDATDGSPLLGANIIISGTSIGTTTDRDGKYRLIRIPEGRTLVLFMYLGYETDSVWVNVVNGRTSSVDVKLSPKVIVGQEVVVTGQLQGQAAAINQQITSNTIINVVSKDRIQELPDQNAAESVGRLPGISVERDAGEGTKVIVRGLSAKFNSVTVNGQRIPSTDPQNRSVDLSMISSDMLAGIEVFKALTPDQDGDAVGGKVNFEIKKASSGFNTSIRMQGTYNNHEKDYGNYRGSFTLSNRYLDNKLGLVATGSLQRANRGSDLLDASYLFAREALPGEKHARITVENLNLGDRQETRDRYGANIVLDYDLGNGELMFSSMYARTDRDEVRNRKRYRVDNAYVEYWLRSREIGIDLFTNSLSGKHNFSFMKLDWQTTYSYSKYNMPFMHDSEFREVGAFLGTLVTDKGPQIIPQGAKNNLDQTRFYQDFFNKEMTKDRDFTGQFDATIPYTLTNDLSGNIKVGGKYRDKSRSLDKEEWMTLAFKIDQIGKLNPNLFNVTGEGYIKINNFYDPDYDVGKFLDGKYLYGPAKALSREKIDNFMNTYWSDYTRNFGRDLEDYSASEAITAGYAMAEINIGPRLMILPGFRFERTTTSYKSVFGQAKVDERGIVTLEGSTDTVGTVSYNEFLPMIHVRYKFTDWFDTRIAITKSLARPDYFNLVPWERISYFDGTVERGQPYLKHTKVWNYDIFFSFYGNYGLFTLGAYYKSLKDIEYIRVSRVTEPGPTLGYTLTQPENSEYETEVYGIEFEVQTNLRFLPNPFDGIVISANYSYIHSKTHFPFLKVGPRSPLPPFNFTFIDTAREGRMPGQANHLANLTLGYEKGNFSGRISMIYQGDALQTIGVRSELDGYSDDFVRWDLAMQYKFLPNMAVTFNMNNLTNLPEGAFLGIETYATREEYFGWTADLGIRLDL, encoded by the coding sequence ATGAAACGTAATAATTCAAAACAGCTTCTCTCTCTCTTATTGCTTTTCTTTTTTTCTTATCAATTAAATCTCTTTGCCCAGTCGGGAAATATCGCCGGCGTTGTTTCTGATGCTACCGATGGCTCTCCTCTTCTTGGTGCGAATATTATTATTAGCGGAACTTCAATCGGTACAACAACTGACCGCGACGGTAAATACAGATTAATTAGAATCCCGGAAGGTCGAACACTTGTACTCTTCATGTACTTAGGTTATGAAACGGACAGTGTCTGGGTGAATGTTGTAAACGGCCGTACAAGTTCCGTCGATGTCAAACTAAGCCCTAAAGTAATAGTTGGACAGGAAGTTGTTGTTACAGGCCAGCTGCAGGGTCAGGCCGCTGCAATCAATCAGCAGATTACTTCTAATACTATTATTAATGTTGTCTCCAAAGATCGCATCCAGGAATTACCCGACCAGAATGCCGCAGAATCTGTTGGAAGACTGCCGGGTATATCGGTTGAAAGAGATGCGGGTGAAGGTACTAAAGTGATTGTAAGGGGACTCTCTGCAAAATTCAATTCGGTTACGGTTAACGGTCAGAGAATTCCTTCCACCGATCCGCAGAACAGATCTGTCGATCTAAGTATGATCTCTTCCGATATGTTAGCCGGTATAGAAGTTTTCAAAGCTCTTACACCCGATCAGGATGGAGATGCCGTAGGAGGCAAAGTAAATTTTGAAATTAAAAAAGCTTCCAGCGGTTTCAATACAAGTATCAGAATGCAGGGGACTTACAATAATCACGAAAAAGATTACGGCAACTATCGGGGCAGTTTTACGCTGAGTAACAGGTACCTGGATAATAAACTCGGTCTGGTTGCAACAGGATCTCTTCAAAGAGCTAACAGAGGGTCGGACCTTCTCGATGCTTCGTACCTTTTCGCTCGCGAAGCTTTACCCGGTGAAAAACACGCGCGGATTACCGTGGAGAATTTGAACCTCGGAGACCGTCAGGAAACAAGAGACCGTTACGGAGCCAATATTGTTCTCGATTACGACCTCGGCAACGGCGAACTGATGTTCAGCAGTATGTACGCAAGAACTGACCGGGATGAAGTCAGAAATCGAAAAAGATATCGTGTTGATAATGCTTATGTCGAATACTGGTTGAGGAGTAGAGAAATAGGAATTGACCTCTTTACAAATTCGTTGAGCGGTAAACACAATTTCAGCTTTATGAAATTGGACTGGCAGACAACCTATTCATATTCTAAATATAATATGCCGTTTATGCATGATTCCGAGTTCAGGGAGGTTGGAGCATTTTTAGGAACTCTTGTTACTGATAAAGGCCCTCAAATAATTCCTCAGGGTGCAAAAAATAATCTTGACCAGACACGATTCTATCAGGATTTCTTCAATAAAGAAATGACTAAGGATAGAGATTTCACCGGACAATTTGATGCTACGATTCCCTATACGTTAACAAACGATCTGTCTGGAAATATTAAAGTCGGCGGTAAATATCGGGATAAAAGCAGAAGTCTTGATAAAGAAGAATGGATGACACTCGCCTTTAAGATAGATCAGATTGGTAAATTAAATCCAAATCTATTTAATGTTACAGGTGAGGGTTATATAAAGATTAATAACTTCTATGATCCCGATTATGATGTTGGCAAGTTTCTTGACGGGAAATATTTATATGGTCCTGCTAAAGCACTCAGCAGAGAGAAAATCGACAACTTTATGAATACCTACTGGTCGGATTACACACGCAATTTCGGAAGAGATCTGGAAGATTACAGTGCCAGCGAAGCCATTACCGCAGGATATGCTATGGCTGAAATAAATATCGGGCCGCGATTAATGATATTACCCGGATTCAGATTTGAAAGAACTACCACCAGCTATAAGAGTGTTTTCGGACAGGCAAAGGTTGATGAAAGAGGAATTGTTACTCTTGAAGGTTCAACCGATACGGTTGGTACGGTCTCCTACAACGAATTTCTTCCTATGATTCATGTGAGGTATAAATTTACCGACTGGTTCGATACTCGAATCGCAATTACCAAATCACTTGCAAGACCCGATTATTTTAATCTGGTTCCATGGGAGAGAATCAGTTATTTCGATGGCACTGTTGAACGCGGGCAGCCTTATCTTAAACACACAAAAGTCTGGAATTACGATATCTTCTTCTCCTTCTACGGCAACTACGGATTGTTTACTCTCGGAGCCTATTATAAATCCCTAAAGGATATTGAGTATATAAGAGTTAGTAGAGTTACTGAACCGGGACCAACTTTAGGATATACACTCACACAACCCGAAAACTCTGAATATGAAACTGAAGTTTATGGAATTGAATTCGAAGTTCAGACTAATTTAAGATTCCTTCCGAATCCATTCGATGGAATCGTTATCTCCGCAAATTATTCATACATCCACTCTAAAACTCATTTCCCGTTTCTTAAAGTCGGACCGAGAAGCCCTCTTCCTCCATTCAATTTTACTTTTATTGATACTGCACGAGAAGGAAGAATGCCGGGTCAGGCCAATCATTTAGCAAATCTGACTCTGGGATATGAGAAAGGGAATTTTTCGGGTAGAATTTCGATGATATATCAGGGAGATGCACTTCAGACAATTGGAGTTCGTTCAGAACTCGACGGTTATTCAGATGATTTCGTAAGATGGGACCTTGCAATGCAGTATAAGTTTCTTCCGAATATGGCAGTTACATTTAATATGAACAATTTAACCAACCTTCCCGAAGGTGCTTTTCTAGGAATTGAAACTTATGCCACAAGAGAAGAATACTTCGGGTGGACAGCTGATCTCGGGATTCGTCTGGATCTCTGA
- a CDS encoding FlgD immunoglobulin-like domain containing protein — protein sequence MKKNHSRIISTFLVLTLIVFGSLSFVNAQRIVQVPQGVGTLDATIRGDTLANGQRVNLNTIYELQRGGYYITLSSIENTTYPVHIRAAAGGGKKPIIRPGVSGGGVSNRPFQARNNLTLEGVYVTNLDEQSALLQNIIRLSADNIKLTIIDSHLDRDLQAAIRCDGKNTKIIIKNSIISNIGRMASPDNGRGVDDRGNDIDTLIYENNTWYNLTSRILRDGGGIIKYCYINHNTVVNVAQWGCSIGGAIEAHFRNNLFINTGFLGRSSTQTWVMLETAALSQTWLDQGFTQRLMIHNNNFYVDPQLIAAIPSDRTPTPMMNDHALAAASLSGSTLYNQSVTFGASPAVPLNVLQDYFNAAVTTKPDMDMGGGSPDFGKTQMPFIFSYPTSSPLYTAGTSAQPLGDLNYFGIPVSVTNDEIIATDYQLYPNYPNPFNPSTNIRYSLPAAGNVKVEIFNTLGQLVNTIVNNYQEAGSHNVVWNGNDMNGNQVSTGIYIYKLSTNNFVTAKKMVLVK from the coding sequence ATGAAAAAAAATCACAGCAGAATCATCAGTACTTTCCTGGTACTTACTCTTATTGTCTTCGGTTCGCTCAGCTTTGTTAATGCGCAGCGAATTGTTCAGGTCCCTCAGGGTGTCGGTACACTCGATGCTACAATAAGAGGAGATACTCTTGCCAACGGGCAGAGAGTAAATCTTAATACTATTTACGAATTGCAAAGAGGAGGTTACTACATTACACTTTCTTCGATCGAAAATACTACCTATCCGGTTCATATCCGCGCAGCTGCCGGCGGAGGTAAAAAACCGATTATAAGACCGGGTGTATCAGGAGGCGGTGTTTCTAACAGACCTTTCCAGGCAAGAAACAATCTTACTCTCGAGGGCGTTTATGTTACTAACCTCGATGAGCAGAGCGCACTACTACAGAATATTATCAGACTTAGCGCGGATAATATTAAACTTACTATTATTGATTCCCATCTGGATCGTGATCTTCAGGCCGCTATTAGATGTGACGGAAAGAATACAAAAATTATCATTAAGAATTCTATTATCAGTAATATTGGAAGAATGGCCAGCCCTGATAATGGAAGAGGCGTTGATGATAGAGGCAACGATATCGACACATTGATATATGAAAACAATACGTGGTATAATTTAACAAGCAGAATTCTGCGTGACGGCGGCGGAATAATTAAGTACTGTTATATCAATCACAATACTGTTGTTAACGTTGCTCAGTGGGGTTGTTCAATTGGCGGAGCAATCGAAGCACATTTCAGGAACAATCTTTTCATTAATACAGGATTTCTAGGCAGGTCTTCCACTCAGACTTGGGTTATGCTCGAAACAGCCGCTCTGAGCCAGACATGGCTTGATCAGGGATTCACACAACGGCTGATGATACACAATAACAACTTTTATGTTGACCCTCAATTAATTGCCGCAATTCCGTCTGACAGAACTCCTACACCAATGATGAATGATCACGCACTTGCTGCAGCATCTTTATCAGGTTCAACCCTATATAACCAATCTGTTACATTTGGTGCATCACCTGCGGTTCCATTGAATGTATTGCAGGATTATTTCAATGCTGCGGTAACTACAAAACCTGATATGGATATGGGTGGCGGTTCGCCTGACTTTGGAAAAACCCAGATGCCGTTTATTTTCTCCTATCCTACTTCATCGCCTCTTTATACAGCCGGTACAAGCGCTCAGCCGCTTGGCGATCTTAATTATTTCGGTATCCCGGTTTCTGTTACCAACGACGAAATTATTGCAACAGATTATCAGCTTTATCCAAATTATCCGAATCCTTTCAACCCTTCTACAAACATCCGTTATTCACTGCCTGCAGCCGGTAATGTGAAGGTTGAAATCTTCAATACTCTTGGACAGCTGGTTAATACAATCGTCAATAATTATCAGGAAGCCGGTTCTCACAATGTTGTATGGAACGGTAACGATATGAACGGTAACCAGGTTTCTACAGGTATCTATATTTATAAACTGTCTACAAACAATTTTGTAACTGCTAAAAAAATGGTATTGGTAAAATAA
- the uidA gene encoding beta-glucuronidase: MLYPIVNNYRNTLDLNGIWNFKTDPDKKGEKDKWFKGFNNSVSIAVPGSWNEQLEELGLLHYTGNAWYSKNIFIPPSFKSNRIILRIGSVDYNSKFWIDGKFVGENKIGFLPVELDITGFVSPGKESLLVILVNNELNDESIPQGITSGRFRNEKRLREETNPPTRFDFTPYGGIHRSVQLVSLPEISIDKIRIDTAILNKKTGLISAEVFINSKIDGMVSAEVTYGKKTIKTENRFRGNKSTLKLKIDNCKFWSPENPFLYDIKFKLLRGSDIIDEYLLPVGVREIVINGNKFLLNGKEVYLKGFGKHEDFDVIGKGLFLPLMVKDFELMKWINANSFRTSHYPYSEEMMFYADRKGILVIDEVPAVSLDFRRVNGTTLKTHKEHIQRLIDRDYNHPSIIMWAVGNEPNLVGDQEYYNGSAKKYWKEIFGFTKKLDSSRPVTVPNCTRAGVNDPVFEFSDVISLNRYYGWYEYPGYLEEAVEILGKEMDTIYKKYKRPVLFTEFGVDTMPGFHSISTQMFTEEYQQLFLDAYIKLIRSKEYTIGEHVWNFADFRTPQHFRRVVLNLKGVFTRSREPKSAAFLLKKIWQNPQKNKR; the protein is encoded by the coding sequence ATGTTATATCCAATTGTTAATAATTACAGAAATACTCTGGATCTGAACGGAATCTGGAATTTTAAAACAGATCCTGATAAAAAAGGCGAAAAAGATAAATGGTTTAAAGGTTTTAATAACTCCGTTTCAATTGCTGTACCCGGAAGCTGGAATGAACAGCTTGAAGAATTGGGGCTTCTTCATTATACAGGGAATGCCTGGTATTCAAAAAATATCTTTATTCCACCCTCGTTTAAATCAAACAGAATTATACTCAGAATTGGTTCTGTCGACTATAACTCCAAATTCTGGATTGACGGAAAATTTGTCGGTGAAAATAAAATCGGTTTTCTCCCGGTTGAACTGGATATAACCGGTTTTGTTTCCCCCGGTAAAGAATCGCTGCTGGTAATTCTTGTTAATAATGAATTGAATGATGAATCAATTCCGCAGGGAATAACATCAGGCCGGTTCCGTAATGAAAAAAGATTGAGGGAGGAAACCAATCCTCCTACAAGGTTTGACTTTACACCTTACGGCGGAATACACCGCTCTGTTCAGCTTGTTTCTCTTCCTGAAATATCTATTGATAAAATTAGAATCGATACTGCCATTCTTAATAAAAAGACCGGCCTTATCAGTGCGGAAGTTTTTATCAATTCAAAAATTGACGGGATGGTTTCCGCAGAAGTGACCTACGGCAAAAAAACTATAAAAACTGAAAACCGGTTCCGCGGAAATAAATCCACACTTAAACTTAAAATTGATAACTGCAAATTCTGGTCGCCTGAAAATCCTTTTTTATATGATATAAAATTTAAACTCCTCAGAGGCAGCGATATAATTGATGAATATCTTCTTCCGGTTGGTGTCCGCGAAATTGTAATTAATGGAAATAAATTCCTGCTGAACGGCAAAGAAGTTTATTTGAAAGGATTCGGTAAACACGAGGACTTCGATGTAATCGGCAAAGGCCTTTTCCTTCCTCTGATGGTAAAAGATTTCGAGTTAATGAAATGGATTAACGCAAATTCATTCAGAACTTCACATTATCCTTATTCGGAAGAAATGATGTTTTATGCGGACCGGAAAGGAATACTTGTAATTGATGAAGTTCCGGCTGTCAGTCTCGATTTCAGACGCGTAAATGGAACAACATTAAAAACTCACAAAGAACATATTCAAAGACTTATCGATAGGGATTATAACCACCCTTCTATAATAATGTGGGCTGTTGGAAACGAACCGAACCTGGTTGGCGACCAGGAATATTATAACGGTTCCGCAAAAAAATACTGGAAAGAGATTTTCGGTTTTACAAAAAAACTCGATAGCTCGCGCCCGGTTACAGTTCCAAATTGTACGCGTGCCGGTGTAAATGATCCGGTATTTGAATTCTCCGACGTAATTTCCTTAAACAGATATTACGGATGGTATGAGTATCCCGGTTATCTGGAAGAAGCGGTTGAAATCCTTGGCAAAGAAATGGATACTATTTATAAGAAATATAAAAGACCTGTCCTGTTTACTGAATTCGGTGTTGATACAATGCCGGGATTCCATTCGATATCTACTCAGATGTTTACCGAGGAGTATCAGCAGCTTTTCCTTGATGCTTATATAAAATTGATTCGTTCAAAAGAATATACAATAGGCGAACATGTCTGGAACTTTGCTGACTTCAGGACACCTCAGCATTTCAGAAGGGTTGTACTTAACCTTAAAGGAGTCTTCACCAGAAGCAGAGAACCAAAGTCAGCTGCATTTCTTTTAAAGAAGATCTGGCAGAATCCCCAAAAAAATAAAAGATAA
- a CDS encoding sodium:solute symporter family protein, with product MFGISIIDLLVVAFYAFIVIWLGWKAKKKVSSSGDYFMGGRRGSKIMQVANALGAGTHTAQAIAVSGATYQIGLAGIWYQWLYLFSTPIYWLLAPVYRRLRYITIGDFFQERYGLKLASAYSVMGLIYFIGEVGLILKATGVSLEAITGGMISAEVIVIVLTVFFLSYSVIGGLTSALIINLLQGVLIVMLSFLIIPFALFAGGGITAIKEKIPEHMFSFVAPEEVTLFFIIMLIVNGLVGVSVLPHHMAINGSGKSEMNCRTGWTYGNFTKRFATLGWAFVGVFAAALFPGLTSDKREFAFGLAITNLLPVGLVGVMISAMIATVLAACHNYMVGGSALFTRNFYKRFTHHNSTEKEKLRVARISSLVVVVGGVTVALTIPTVVDGLKYIWQITAFFGIAFWVGVMWKGANRYGVWASLITTIAVSLYVGNYTPWSLGLAYEYQIALYLPAGFISLVVVSLFTKKEPDSQLNKFFALLHTPVGEESKLKEQGFDIMLEGESVAHKSAADGKSLEENGHSLLLVDLLSLKSKFSFKRYKIDLIGFGFAVLFVIAILLFGIFVSGIG from the coding sequence ATGTTCGGAATTTCAATTATAGATCTTCTGGTAGTCGCTTTTTATGCTTTCATTGTAATATGGCTCGGCTGGAAGGCGAAGAAAAAAGTCTCCTCTTCAGGCGATTATTTTATGGGAGGAAGGCGCGGCAGCAAAATTATGCAGGTTGCAAACGCGCTAGGTGCCGGAACTCATACTGCACAGGCTATTGCAGTATCTGGTGCCACTTACCAGATAGGTCTTGCCGGAATCTGGTATCAATGGCTCTACCTCTTTTCAACTCCAATCTACTGGCTTCTGGCCCCGGTCTACAGACGTCTTCGGTATATTACGATCGGTGATTTTTTCCAGGAACGGTACGGTCTTAAACTGGCTTCGGCCTATTCTGTTATGGGATTGATCTATTTCATCGGCGAAGTAGGTCTGATTCTTAAAGCAACCGGCGTTTCGTTAGAAGCAATTACAGGCGGTATGATCTCCGCGGAAGTAATTGTAATTGTCCTTACGGTTTTCTTCCTTTCATACAGTGTTATAGGCGGACTTACATCAGCACTTATAATCAATCTTCTTCAGGGTGTTCTTATAGTTATGCTTTCATTCCTCATCATTCCTTTTGCATTGTTTGCCGGCGGGGGAATAACTGCAATTAAAGAAAAAATTCCGGAACACATGTTCAGTTTTGTCGCACCCGAGGAAGTTACTCTCTTCTTCATTATAATGCTTATTGTTAACGGGCTCGTCGGTGTTTCCGTTCTTCCGCATCATATGGCGATTAACGGTTCGGGCAAATCTGAAATGAACTGCCGTACCGGATGGACATACGGAAATTTTACGAAACGTTTTGCAACACTCGGCTGGGCTTTCGTCGGAGTCTTTGCTGCCGCGCTCTTCCCGGGATTGACTTCGGATAAAAGAGAGTTTGCGTTCGGACTTGCAATTACAAATCTGCTTCCGGTCGGATTAGTCGGTGTTATGATTTCAGCAATGATCGCGACTGTTCTTGCGGCGTGCCATAATTATATGGTAGGCGGTTCGGCTTTATTTACGAGAAATTTTTATAAGCGGTTTACTCATCACAATTCAACCGAAAAAGAAAAACTCCGTGTAGCAAGAATTTCCTCCTTAGTTGTAGTTGTTGGTGGTGTGACAGTTGCATTGACAATTCCAACTGTAGTTGACGGGTTAAAATATATCTGGCAGATAACTGCTTTCTTTGGAATTGCATTCTGGGTCGGTGTTATGTGGAAGGGAGCTAATCGCTACGGTGTATGGGCAAGTTTGATTACCACCATTGCTGTGTCATTGTATGTCGGCAATTATACTCCGTGGAGCCTCGGATTGGCTTATGAATACCAGATAGCTCTATATCTTCCTGCAGGTTTTATCTCTCTTGTCGTTGTTAGTCTTTTTACTAAGAAAGAACCGGATAGCCAGTTGAATAAATTCTTTGCACTCCTTCATACACCGGTTGGAGAGGAGAGCAAATTGAAAGAGCAAGGATTCGATATTATGCTGGAAGGGGAGAGCGTTGCTCATAAATCCGCGGCTGACGGAAAATCGCTCGAAGAGAACGGACATAGTCTGCTCTTAGTCGACCTTCTTTCGCTAAAATCAAAATTCAGTTTTAAACGATATAAAATAGATCTGATCGGGTTTGGTTTTGCTGTACTTTTTGTGATTGCAATTTTATTGTTTGGAATTTTTGTATCCGGCATCGGTTGA